From the Nyctibius grandis isolate bNycGra1 chromosome W, bNycGra1.pri, whole genome shotgun sequence genome, the window TGAGATGTGTGAAACTCTCTCAATTACAAATACAGTGCAGAAGACcaagggcctgatcctgcaatgGTTATAAGCATCCTACAACAGCCATTTGTCAGTGATAAAGAAGAGTGAATATCGGAGGTGCAAGATTCTGCTGGATCAGGCCTTAAGTGTAAGTGCATTATACAACACATTATAAGGTGacatctcaaaataaaatattgtggTTTTATGTAATGCAGAAGTAACACATACAATTTACATATAGtaataatttattctgaaatgttCATTTTGGTCTCTGTTGAGACACCACCCATGTGTCATTAATAGAAGAGCAGCCACCTCACCTCAAGTACCGGAATATATAACAAGTTACAGCATAGCAGAAAAATTCTACTTACTTTAAGATAAAATCTAGTCcaggtaaaataattttgttcaagGTTTTACAGTTGCACGgttatccattttttttgtggagcAGAAAGAAAGGGTAAATTGTTACACCATAACTATCTACGCACATTATGTGACCACAGGAATATTAatcattatttcagaaaatgaaccATCAGTTCTATCCATGCAGAAAAGCAGGCTGGGAAAGCTTGTTCAGCAGAAACCATAGCACTGTGAATTTCACAGCCACATGATTAATTATTGTGTTAGAAGGACTCACAAATACTAAAACCGAGTTActtttttgcataaataataCCCATTCTTCCCTGATGTAGTTTAGCCAGCCTGTAATCCACAAACATTTGATAAAGCAATATGACTGTATCATCTCTATCTGTAATGTTCATGATTTCAAGACAAGCAATGTTTAAAGGATTATGGGATGGGATGCTAATTAAATATGATAAACATACTGTACAAATATAATTGCATTAGCAATTTTATTCCAAGCTGTCAATTAGGCATTCCTCCAAAATATTACTGGTGAAGACAAAGTATACTATCAAATATGGCTTCCAGAACAAGGACCCTCTAACAAGAATcaaatttatttacaaaagataaaaacaacaaataaaaccaacacCCAGtcttttaaagtttcatttgaaacaaaatttctaAATAGCTGCTGTGTATAATACAtcaattgcatttattttttgatttaCTTAAACAGAAGTCACCAGGTAAGAACCAGAATGATGTTTAGGACTCTGAGTTCCACTGGagtctttattttcagtctttgagTCACGTTTCTTTGTGCTGTTATTTATTGGCGTCGGTATTTGTGATGGCCGAGCAGAACTGTTGTCCACAGTACTCTTCCTGGGACTTGGACTGTAATTGAAAGGAGTCACTCTTGCTGCAACAGCACCACTGGGGGAATTATGTTTGCTTGAGCTACTGGAACTGAATGGTATACGCTCACTAATGGtactttcattattttctggtGCAGGAACAGGATTACTCTGTACAGGTTTTGCTTCCATTCCTTTCTTGTCTGGACTGTCTACCTGAAAGAAAGAGTTTGGACAATTTTCTAAACCAATAGTACGAACAGGAACATTTCCAttccctggattttttttttcattaatctcTTTAGAATCTTTATAATTCACACTCCCTTTCTCTGAAACACTGTCAATAACAGGGGGAGTATTTCCAGTTGAGGATCTTCCAGATCGAGGATTATTAATAGGACAGTCCTCTATCCTCACCCACACATCCTCTGTCTTAGAGACAGCTGATGCCATCTGATAAATTAGAGTTTTGGAATCAGTGTCATTTGTTGCACCTGAGGAAGAATACTGAGGATCATTCATTACTTGaggaatttcattttcttttatttttctccaagtACTTTTTGCTGGTGCTTGACTTTCTTTACTTTGTTTGTGTTTAGAAACAGAACTTCCATGTTGCTTTTCATCTTCgctttttgccttttcactGGATTCTGAAGAAGCTGACAGAATTGAGGAAGAACTTCCAGTTCTTCGCCAAGTGCTTACACGAGGAAGCGATGAGGAATGCTTACTATGTTCACGCTTCCATGTTCCTGATCTATTGATTGGCAATCTAGATGGACTCTCAGAATGAGCACGAGCTATGTCACGACGTTTTGCTGGTCTCCCATCATATTCTACAGAAGGACTCAGATTAGGGGGTAAATGTTGCCAGCTAGTAGTCTGGGAAGTTAAATGAGTGGATAAAGACATATCAGGAAGAGATGGACTTAAAACTGGAGTCTGTATTTGGGACCTAGTGGGAGAGCCTGGCCTGTAAGGAGACAGAGATTCAAATGAAGCAGACTCTTCTAATTTCCGTCTTAGAGTTAGACTCGAAGCTTCTTTAATAAAAGTTGACTGACGAACCAGAACAGGTCTTTCAGATCTGTCAGATTCACTTCCGCTAGATTTTGTGGATGACATTCTGGATAGTTCAGCCTTTTTGTTCGATCCACCACTATGGAGAATTTGGTTTAATCCTTTTGAAGCAGACTCACTTCTGGGAATGCCACTGGTACTCTTAGGTAAGGCAGTTTGCTTTGTAAGGTTTTGTTGGCTCATCTGCCTGCCTGGTGCTGTATATATTCTTCCTGAACTTGAAGATTTAGTTGAAGCTGTACTAGGAGATGACATCCTTGGCAACTGAGACAGTTTGTTGGAAGGACTTATACCATTTCTTCCTGGGAAAATTGAGTTTCGGCCTGGAGATTGCAGAGGCCTGCTTAATGGCTGCTGTTGAGGTCTAGAAGGAGTGGAGTCTCTAGATCCTGATCTAGAAGGTCCTTTACTTGATCCACTCTGTTGAGATGGTTGCCTAGTTACAGGAGCTGACTCAGGTTTCACTGATGACTTGACTCCTCTTGGAGAACTAATGGAACTTTGGCCTTCACTGGGACTCTTGGAGTTTGTATTTTTTAGTGAGGGATCTTTTTTGGAAACAGGACTTGAGGAACTATTTCGAACTCCCGGAATATGAATCATTGTCCTACCACGTGAAATTGAAGTCATACTTGTTTGCTGTGGTTGCTTTAACTGGCTTGAAACTTCTGAATTGGAGCAAGCTTTTCCTGTAATTATacttttatatactttttttcctcctttgattCCCTTATTTTCAGATTCTACTTTTTTAGACTCCAATGTACTCTTCTCCCCTGGCTTAATAATTCTTGGACCTTTATTACTAGTAAAAGGCTTTTCTTCTTGGTCTGAGGTAAGATGAAATGGTGACCCTAGAGAAATACcagattttaatgaaaggaTAGAGTCAGAGTCTGATGAAGCTTGTCTAGTCAGtgatgcagcagctgcagcttgaTGCAAGCTACTAACTATAGAATTTGCACCTTCTTGTATAGCTTTCCAATCAAAGTTCTCTGAATCAGGTGAAAAAACACGTTCTGAATCTAGCCTCTGTATCTCTCTCAAATCCAGTGTCAAATCTTCTGCCAATATATCACCCATAtttctggaattatttttttcactttcactcTTCacttttgagggttttttctttttaggcaTAGCAGAACTAATGCATTCCTGCAACAGATCATCTTCTGAGTCAATACTAAGAGAACTGAGAGAGCTGTTTCTAGAGAAACATACAGGAGTATCTTCAACATGAAATGATTTAGGTGCATAACCAGAAGTCTCTGGTCTATTTGATTCTATCTGTGAATCAGGAGCCTCAGTTTGTTTTGCAGGTTCactttctttgttgttgttttcttgaTCAATATCACTGAGGGAACTAAGAGATGAATTGTGAGACAAACATACAGGTGTGTTTTCGATagcaaaattctgcattttctcatCTGTAGCTGCTCCTCTGTCTGGAATATCTTTAGTTGACTGAGAGAAAGTTTTAGGTTGGCTTCTGCCTGTTGGGTATTTTTGACAAACTTGTGTCCTATTACTTGGTTGCTGATTTGAAGACTCTTCTGTATTAGTGCAgtcttcagtttctgtttcctttgcttttcctttttgtaattCTGCCTTCTCCCTTGAAAGGTCAACATCGTCATCATCAAAATCTAAAGAACTTAGGGAATCATTCCGTGAAAAACAATAAGGAGTTCCCTCAATAGGTGTGTAATGGTGAGGGGAATCAAAtgcaaagtttccttttacatGCTCTTCATTATTTGGAAGTTTGTCATTAAAAtatcttgaattatttttaagattctgTTTTATTGTGTCTCTGTTCTCTGAATAGCTTCTTTCCTTATTAATATAGTTTTCAggctctgtattttttcttacacGTGCTCTATATTCATTATTTTGGGGAATGGGCTTTACTGGTGATGTTGGCTTCTTTTTATCACGTTCTGACTGATTTTTGTTACTTACAGATAAAGATGCTTGTTGAATTTGATCCATTATCTTCTTCACTCTGAAAGGTTTGtgactttttccttttggcaTAGCTGAGTTAATACATTCGGCCAGAATATCACCCTCTTCTGTTTTGTCATCATCCAGTCCCGGGGcagttctagttgagctttttGCTCTCCGAGAGTCATCTGTACTTATACCTTCTGTAGGAATGGTGTCTCTCTTTTCAAACTCTCCTGACTCTGCCCTTGTACCCACATTCTCTACATTGGCCAACTCATTCAGTAGTGATTCTATTGTGAGGTCACTCAAAGATGTAGCTGTTGAAAAATTTATTGGTGTATCCTCAACAAAATATACCCGTGGCATATCATCTCCAGGTGTAAAACTCACACGCTTTTGGGAATGCAATCCAGTTTGTGAAGGCAAAAGGTTGTAAACTGGCAGTTGGTTTGGCTTTCTGGTTACAGGAGGAGGTATTTTTGAAGCAGATGCTTGAGAAGGCTTTTTGGCTTTACGTGAAGATTTTGTTGGCATTGCAGAAATAATACATTCTTCCAATATTTCAATATCATCATCATCGGAATCATCCATAATGTCTTTTCCTGCTTCATTAggcttctctgctttcttctcttggtTATCCTTTGTATCATCTGGCTGTTCAGGTTCTGCTTCATTTCCATGTTCATTTTCATGTACAGGAGGCATTATTCTTAACTCTACATCTTTCTGTATAAACGGTTCATCAAGACTCAGACCACTTAGGCTAGAAGAGCAAGAAAATCCATCCGGTGTACTTTCTGTGGCAAAACGTAATAATGTATCAGCATCTGGCAGTACCTGAACTCTTTGAACAGCTTCATTTATAGCTACCTGTCTAGGACCAGactctctcttttctgcattAGGTACTTTGCCTTTAGGTACTTCCCTCTTTACTTGAGCTCCTTGAGCAGGGGGTGGAGTTTTACTTCTGCTTGGAGGCATTGTTTGTCCAGGGCTGTCTGGAAGATCACTGGGACTTATAATACCACTTACCATTCCACTGCAAGGCTCACTTTGAACTGAACTAGCAATTGAACGGCTTTCGAAACTATCCAGGGAACTTACAGAAGTACATCTGCTAAACATGAGTGGAGTCTCCTGCACATAATGTTCTGGTGGACTTTTAGGAGTGTGTGCACCACTCTTTGAGGGAGATTTGGCACCTGAAGAAAATTCAACAGCTTTATGTCTAGAAGAGTCAGAAGGAGATAAACTAGGAGTCTGAAGTCTACTAGATTTTGTTCTGATGCGCTGAGATGCTGATGCAACTTCACTTACTGCACTGTAAGTGCTAATTTCTGTAGACAGAATCCCATTGCTTTCCTTTAGTTCTGCTATCTGTAATGTGTTATTAGCATCTGTCACATGCGTGGATTGATCACGTCCCATTTCATCTTCAGCTGATGACAAAGATGACAAAGAGCTACACCTTGAAAAACATATTGGTGTATCTTCCACACAGTAAGTTTGTATAGTTTCCTGATTAATAGAGGGAGTCTTACAGGAGGCAGTCTTTTGAGCATGACTGCTTCTACTCTGTGCAGAAGTTGGGTGAAGCTGATTCTGTCTCTCTGAACTACCTGAAAGGGTTGATATGTTCCCACAGCTTGAGGAAATATGGTCAGTTTTAGTGCTTTGCACTGATGAACTgtttgaaaaagtaaaagatgGCTTCTGAGAAGAGGGAGGAACTTCTGTTGAATATTTTAGACTGTAATCAACAGGCTGATCAACATGATGTTTCTCTTCATTGTACTTTATGCTATAATTGGTTAGTCtgtcttcttcctctttgtGTTGTTCCTCCTCAGAGTAGCGTTCACTATAGTTGATTGGCTTATCATTGTCATAATCATCAACCTGGCACAAGGACTGGTTTACTTTCTGATTCATTCCAAGAGTTGAGCctactctgctctgctctgaacCATTGGATCCTCTTGAtctaaaagaagaaacacactCTTGTTGTCCAAAAGGTGACTGATATTTCATGTGCTTATCATCTCCACTTTCAGTGTACATGGAATAAGTTGCATTTTGGCTCCTTAACTGcctttgttcattttgttttatttcatcatCTATTATATGCTTAGGCCTTGCCCATTTTTCATTCTGAGAGGGACTTTGCCTTCCAGAATTTAACTGTTCATCTGAATATTTAAGACTATAATTAATAGGAGTGTCTAGGTCTTCATCATTGTCATCCATATGATTTGCACTATGTATCTTATGTGCCAAGTCAGCTGGGTATTGACCATAACTACGAAATTTACTTTCATCATCTTCCAAGTAAGAGTCAATGGAAGGTTTCATTTGGCCTCTTTTGCCATAGCCATCACTGCTGCTGACACTATTTAAACTATCATTTGAAGCTCTCTTGTATTCCATTTTCGTATAAAGCATAGGACATGTCCTGTTTGAATTCTCAGATTTAGGAACGTATGTATTTGAATGAGTATAGGCAGCAGCTGTTCTTCTTGGgacatttctgtcttctgtcaaACAGTCCATTTCAGAAGTGGAACAAGAATTTCTGTCTTCTTGTGGAATATGCATGCTTGTTACTTCTTCCATAACTTTGGCAATCTGAGCTGCAGCAGTAATCTGCATTCCTATTCTCTTAGAGGAGTTCCCAGTATTCTCCATAGCTGGATGATAGCTATTTAAACCTACTGCTCCATCCCTATCGAGACTGCTGTCTTTCTCAGATCGAGAGTTTTCTATATTTCGTCTACTAGAGGAAGAGGAGCCAGGCAATACTGTAGCATTGACATATGGTGAAAGTACAGTCATATGACCAGCATTAAAACTCTCTGATCTGCAAAACCCATCATCATGTCGACTGGAATCCAAAACATACTCATATATATTTTGCTTATGTCTCTGCTTATTATGGTGAGATGCTTTTGGGCTTAAATTATCTATGTTGTCAAAAGTCTCTGATAAATGCTGAGCATCTAATTCTGCTTCCAGtgccttttgttttctaacATGAAGAGATG encodes:
- the LOC137675690 gene encoding adenomatous polyposis coli protein-like isoform X1, whose product is MAAASYDQLLKQVEALKMENSNLRQELEDNSNHLTKLETEASNMKEVLKQLQGNIEDETMASSGQTDLMERLKELNLESSNFPGVKLRPKVSMRSYGNWEGSVSSPSGECSPVPIGSFPRRGFMNGSRESTGYLEELERERSLLLVELEKEEKEKDWYYAQLQDLTKRIDSIPLTENFSLQTDMTRRQLEYEARQIRAAMEEQLGTCQDMEKRAQVRVMRIQQIEKDILCIQQLLQSQAAEAERAPQSKHDAGSHDRERHNEGQGTAEISIATTGTGQGSAARLDHETASVMNSSNNYSVPRRLTNHLGTKVEMVYSLLSMLGTHDKDDMSRTLLAMSSSQDSCIAMRQSGCLPLLIQLLHGNDKDSVLLENSRGSKEARARASAALHNIIHSQPDDKRGRQEIRVLHLLEQIRAYCETCWKWQEAREEGMDQDKNPMPAPVDHQICPAVCVLMKLSFDEEHRHAMNELGGLQTIAELLQINCDMYGLTNDHYSVTLRRYAGMALTNLTFGDVANKATLCSMKDCMRTLVAQLKSESEDLQQVIASVLRNLSWRADVNSKKTLREVGSVKALMECALEVKKESTLKSILSALWNLSAHCTENKGDICAVDGALAFLVGTLTYRSQINTLAIIESGGGILRNVSSLIATNEDHRQILRQNSCLQNLLQHLKSHSLTIVSNACGTLWNLSARNAKDQEALWDMGAVSMLKNLIHSKHKMIAMGSAAALRNLMANRPAKYKDANIMSPGSSLPSLHVRKQKALEAELDAQHLSETFDNIDNLSPKASHHNKQRHKQNIYEYVLDSSRHDDGFCRSESFNAGHMTVLSPYVNATVLPGSSSSSRRNIENSRSEKDSSLDRDGAVGLNSYHPAMENTGNSSKRIGMQITAAAQIAKVMEEVTSMHIPQEDRNSCSTSEMDCLTEDRNVPRRTAAAYTHSNTYVPKSENSNRTCPMLYTKMEYKRASNDSLNSVSSSDGYGKRGQMKPSIDSYLEDDESKFRSYGQYPADLAHKIHSANHMDDNDEDLDTPINYSLKYSDEQLNSGRQSPSQNEKWARPKHIIDDEIKQNEQRQLRSQNATYSMYTESGDDKHMKYQSPFGQQECVSSFRSRGSNGSEQSRVGSTLGMNQKVNQSLCQVDDYDNDKPINYSERYSEEEQHKEEEDRLTNYSIKYNEEKHHVDQPVDYSLKYSTEVPPSSQKPSFTFSNSSSVQSTKTDHISSSCGNISTLSGSSERQNQLHPTSAQSRSSHAQKTASCKTPSINQETIQTYCVEDTPICFSRCSSLSSLSSAEDEMGRDQSTHVTDANNTLQIAELKESNGILSTEISTYSAVSEVASASQRIRTKSSRLQTPSLSPSDSSRHKAVEFSSGAKSPSKSGAHTPKSPPEHYVQETPLMFSRCTSVSSLDSFESRSIASSVQSEPCSGMVSGIISPSDLPDSPGQTMPPSRSKTPPPAQGAQVKREVPKGKVPNAEKRESGPRQVAINEAVQRVQVLPDADTLLRFATESTPDGFSCSSSLSGLSLDEPFIQKDVELRIMPPVHENEHGNEAEPEQPDDTKDNQEKKAEKPNEAGKDIMDDSDDDDIEILEECIISAMPTKSSRKAKKPSQASASKIPPPVTRKPNQLPVYNLLPSQTGLHSQKRVSFTPGDDMPRVYFVEDTPINFSTATSLSDLTIESLLNELANVENVGTRAESGEFEKRDTIPTEGISTDDSRRAKSSTRTAPGLDDDKTEEGDILAECINSAMPKGKSHKPFRVKKIMDQIQQASLSVSNKNQSERDKKKPTSPVKPIPQNNEYRARVRKNTEPENYINKERSYSENRDTIKQNLKNNSRYFNDKLPNNEEHVKGNFAFDSPHHYTPIEGTPYCFSRNDSLSSLDFDDDDVDLSREKAELQKGKAKETETEDCTNTEESSNQQPSNRTQVCQKYPTGRSQPKTFSQSTKDIPDRGAATDEKMQNFAIENTPVCLSHNSSLSSLSDIDQENNNKESEPAKQTEAPDSQIESNRPETSGYAPKSFHVEDTPVCFSRNSSLSSLSIDSEDDLLQECISSAMPKKKKPSKVKSESEKNNSRNMGDILAEDLTLDLREIQRLDSERVFSPDSENFDWKAIQEGANSIVSSLHQAAAAASLTRQASSDSDSILSLKSGISLGSPFHLTSDQEEKPFTSNKGPRIIKPGEKSTLESKKVESENKGIKGGKKVYKSIITGKACSNSEVSSQLKQPQQTSMTSISRGRTMIHIPGVRNSSSSPVSKKDPSLKNTNSKSPSEGQSSISSPRGVKSSVKPESAPVTRQPSQQSGSSKGPSRSGSRDSTPSRPQQQPLSRPLQSPGRNSIFPGRNGISPSNKLSQLPRMSSPSTASTKSSSSGRIYTAPGRQMSQQNLTKQTALPKSTSGIPRSESASKGLNQILHSGGSNKKAELSRMSSTKSSGSESDRSERPVLVRQSTFIKEASSLTLRRKLEESASFESLSPYRPGSPTRSQIQTPVLSPSLPDMSLSTHLTSQTTSWQHLPPNLSPSVEYDGRPAKRRDIARAHSESPSRLPINRSGTWKREHSKHSSSLPRVSTWRRTGSSSSILSASSESSEKAKSEDEKQHGSSVSKHKQSKESQAPAKSTWRKIKENEIPQVMNDPQYSSSGATNDTDSKTLIYQMASAVSKTEDVWVRIEDCPINNPRSGRSSTGNTPPVIDSVSEKGSVNYKDSKEINEKKNPGNGNVPVRTIGLENCPNSFFQVDSPDKKGMEAKPVQSNPVPAPENNESTISERIPFSSSSSSKHNSPSGAVAARVTPFNYSPSPRKSTVDNSSARPSQIPTPINNSTKKRDSKTENKDSSGTQSPKHHSGSYLVTSV
- the LOC137675690 gene encoding adenomatous polyposis coli protein-like isoform X2, coding for MAAASYDQLLKQVEALKMENSNLRQELEDNSNHLTKLETEASNMKEVLKQLQGNIEDETMASSGQTDLMERLKELNLESSNFPGVKLRPKVSMRSYGNWEGSVSSPSGECSPVPIGSFPRRGFMNGSRESTGYLEELERERSLLLVELEKEEKEKDWYYAQLQDLTKRIDSIPLTENFSLQTDMTRRQLEYEARQIRAAMEEQLGTCQDMEKRAQRAPQSKHDAGSHDRERHNEGQGTAEISIATTGTGQGSAARLDHETASVMNSSNNYSVPRRLTNHLGTKVEMVYSLLSMLGTHDKDDMSRTLLAMSSSQDSCIAMRQSGCLPLLIQLLHGNDKDSVLLENSRGSKEARARASAALHNIIHSQPDDKRGRQEIRVLHLLEQIRAYCETCWKWQEAREEGMDQDKNPMPAPVDHQICPAVCVLMKLSFDEEHRHAMNELGGLQTIAELLQINCDMYGLTNDHYSVTLRRYAGMALTNLTFGDVANKATLCSMKDCMRTLVAQLKSESEDLQQVIASVLRNLSWRADVNSKKTLREVGSVKALMECALEVKKESTLKSILSALWNLSAHCTENKGDICAVDGALAFLVGTLTYRSQINTLAIIESGGGILRNVSSLIATNEDHRQILRQNSCLQNLLQHLKSHSLTIVSNACGTLWNLSARNAKDQEALWDMGAVSMLKNLIHSKHKMIAMGSAAALRNLMANRPAKYKDANIMSPGSSLPSLHVRKQKALEAELDAQHLSETFDNIDNLSPKASHHNKQRHKQNIYEYVLDSSRHDDGFCRSESFNAGHMTVLSPYVNATVLPGSSSSSRRNIENSRSEKDSSLDRDGAVGLNSYHPAMENTGNSSKRIGMQITAAAQIAKVMEEVTSMHIPQEDRNSCSTSEMDCLTEDRNVPRRTAAAYTHSNTYVPKSENSNRTCPMLYTKMEYKRASNDSLNSVSSSDGYGKRGQMKPSIDSYLEDDESKFRSYGQYPADLAHKIHSANHMDDNDEDLDTPINYSLKYSDEQLNSGRQSPSQNEKWARPKHIIDDEIKQNEQRQLRSQNATYSMYTESGDDKHMKYQSPFGQQECVSSFRSRGSNGSEQSRVGSTLGMNQKVNQSLCQVDDYDNDKPINYSERYSEEEQHKEEEDRLTNYSIKYNEEKHHVDQPVDYSLKYSTEVPPSSQKPSFTFSNSSSVQSTKTDHISSSCGNISTLSGSSERQNQLHPTSAQSRSSHAQKTASCKTPSINQETIQTYCVEDTPICFSRCSSLSSLSSAEDEMGRDQSTHVTDANNTLQIAELKESNGILSTEISTYSAVSEVASASQRIRTKSSRLQTPSLSPSDSSRHKAVEFSSGAKSPSKSGAHTPKSPPEHYVQETPLMFSRCTSVSSLDSFESRSIASSVQSEPCSGMVSGIISPSDLPDSPGQTMPPSRSKTPPPAQGAQVKREVPKGKVPNAEKRESGPRQVAINEAVQRVQVLPDADTLLRFATESTPDGFSCSSSLSGLSLDEPFIQKDVELRIMPPVHENEHGNEAEPEQPDDTKDNQEKKAEKPNEAGKDIMDDSDDDDIEILEECIISAMPTKSSRKAKKPSQASASKIPPPVTRKPNQLPVYNLLPSQTGLHSQKRVSFTPGDDMPRVYFVEDTPINFSTATSLSDLTIESLLNELANVENVGTRAESGEFEKRDTIPTEGISTDDSRRAKSSTRTAPGLDDDKTEEGDILAECINSAMPKGKSHKPFRVKKIMDQIQQASLSVSNKNQSERDKKKPTSPVKPIPQNNEYRARVRKNTEPENYINKERSYSENRDTIKQNLKNNSRYFNDKLPNNEEHVKGNFAFDSPHHYTPIEGTPYCFSRNDSLSSLDFDDDDVDLSREKAELQKGKAKETETEDCTNTEESSNQQPSNRTQVCQKYPTGRSQPKTFSQSTKDIPDRGAATDEKMQNFAIENTPVCLSHNSSLSSLSDIDQENNNKESEPAKQTEAPDSQIESNRPETSGYAPKSFHVEDTPVCFSRNSSLSSLSIDSEDDLLQECISSAMPKKKKPSKVKSESEKNNSRNMGDILAEDLTLDLREIQRLDSERVFSPDSENFDWKAIQEGANSIVSSLHQAAAAASLTRQASSDSDSILSLKSGISLGSPFHLTSDQEEKPFTSNKGPRIIKPGEKSTLESKKVESENKGIKGGKKVYKSIITGKACSNSEVSSQLKQPQQTSMTSISRGRTMIHIPGVRNSSSSPVSKKDPSLKNTNSKSPSEGQSSISSPRGVKSSVKPESAPVTRQPSQQSGSSKGPSRSGSRDSTPSRPQQQPLSRPLQSPGRNSIFPGRNGISPSNKLSQLPRMSSPSTASTKSSSSGRIYTAPGRQMSQQNLTKQTALPKSTSGIPRSESASKGLNQILHSGGSNKKAELSRMSSTKSSGSESDRSERPVLVRQSTFIKEASSLTLRRKLEESASFESLSPYRPGSPTRSQIQTPVLSPSLPDMSLSTHLTSQTTSWQHLPPNLSPSVEYDGRPAKRRDIARAHSESPSRLPINRSGTWKREHSKHSSSLPRVSTWRRTGSSSSILSASSESSEKAKSEDEKQHGSSVSKHKQSKESQAPAKSTWRKIKENEIPQVMNDPQYSSSGATNDTDSKTLIYQMASAVSKTEDVWVRIEDCPINNPRSGRSSTGNTPPVIDSVSEKGSVNYKDSKEINEKKNPGNGNVPVRTIGLENCPNSFFQVDSPDKKGMEAKPVQSNPVPAPENNESTISERIPFSSSSSSKHNSPSGAVAARVTPFNYSPSPRKSTVDNSSARPSQIPTPINNSTKKRDSKTENKDSSGTQSPKHHSGSYLVTSV